The Mycobacterium paragordonae genome includes a region encoding these proteins:
- a CDS encoding GlsB/YeaQ/YmgE family stress response membrane protein, with the protein MDVVASTEFLARSTTLTSVGWIGYIIIGALAGWIAGKIVKGAGSGILMNIVIGIVGALIGGFLLSFAFDTASGGWWFTFFTAILGSVILLWLVGMVQRR; encoded by the coding sequence ATGGACGTCGTCGCAAGCACCGAATTTCTCGCTCGCTCAACCACGCTGACCAGCGTGGGCTGGATCGGCTACATCATCATCGGCGCGCTGGCGGGCTGGATCGCCGGCAAGATCGTCAAGGGTGCCGGATCGGGCATCCTGATGAATATCGTGATCGGTATCGTCGGTGCGTTGATCGGCGGATTCCTGCTCAGCTTCGCCTTTGACACCGCGTCGGGCGGCTGGTGGTTCACCTTCTTCACCGCAATCCTGGGTTCGGTGATCCTACTGTGGCTCGTCGGGATGGTGCAGCGGCGCTGA
- a CDS encoding GlsB/YeaQ/YmgE family stress response membrane protein, giving the protein MVLHIIGMIVLGLIVGLIARLIVPGRQPMGWIATALLGIVGAYVGGTLGSVVFPPHKFTITPPINHSFLGALVGAVLLLLIYKFATSRTRTL; this is encoded by the coding sequence ATGGTCCTGCACATCATCGGAATGATCGTTCTTGGACTGATCGTCGGGCTGATCGCGCGACTCATCGTGCCGGGCAGGCAGCCGATGGGCTGGATCGCCACCGCGCTGCTCGGCATCGTCGGCGCCTACGTCGGCGGCACCCTGGGCAGCGTCGTCTTCCCGCCGCACAAGTTCACCATCACCCCGCCCATCAACCACTCGTTCCTCGGAGCGCTGGTCGGTGCGGTGCTCCTGCTGCTGATCTACAAGTTCGCCACGTCGCGCACCCGGACTCTGTAG
- a CDS encoding zinc-binding alcohol dehydrogenase family protein gives MAAPPTSTTMTAWQVRQPGPMTSRPLEQVTVPVPRPGPNDLLVAVLACGVCRTDLHVTEGDLPVHRDRVTPGHEVVGEVIEVGADAGDEFHVGDRVGIAWLRHTCGVCKYCRRGDENLCPQSRYTGWDADGGYAEFTTVPAAFAHPLPSGYSDSELAPLLCAGIIGYRSLLRAELPAGGRLGLYGFGGSAHITAQVALAQGAEVHVMTRGARARELAMELGAASAQGAADPPPVPLDAAILFAPVGELVLPAMEALDRGGTLAVAGIHLSDIPSLNYQRHLFQERQVRSVTSNTRADARAFLDFAGRNHIEVTTPEYPLAAADRALTDLSTGEIAGAAVLLV, from the coding sequence ATGGCCGCCCCACCGACCAGCACCACCATGACCGCGTGGCAGGTGCGCCAACCCGGACCGATGACGAGCCGGCCGCTGGAGCAAGTCACCGTCCCGGTCCCGCGGCCCGGACCTAACGACCTGCTGGTCGCCGTTCTTGCCTGCGGAGTGTGCCGGACTGACCTGCATGTCACCGAAGGCGACCTACCCGTCCACCGGGACCGGGTGACTCCCGGCCATGAGGTGGTCGGGGAGGTCATCGAGGTCGGCGCCGATGCCGGCGACGAGTTCCACGTCGGGGACCGCGTGGGTATCGCGTGGCTGCGGCACACCTGCGGGGTGTGCAAGTACTGCAGGCGGGGCGACGAGAACCTGTGTCCGCAGTCCCGCTACACCGGCTGGGACGCCGACGGTGGCTATGCCGAATTCACCACGGTGCCTGCGGCTTTCGCGCACCCGCTACCGAGCGGGTACAGCGACAGCGAGCTGGCGCCGCTGCTGTGTGCCGGCATCATCGGCTACCGGTCGCTGTTGCGGGCCGAGCTGCCCGCCGGTGGGCGGCTGGGTTTGTACGGTTTCGGCGGCAGCGCCCACATCACCGCGCAGGTCGCGCTGGCCCAGGGCGCGGAGGTGCACGTGATGACGCGCGGCGCCCGGGCGCGCGAGCTGGCCATGGAGTTGGGGGCGGCTTCCGCACAGGGCGCGGCCGATCCGCCGCCGGTGCCGCTGGACGCGGCGATCCTGTTCGCTCCCGTCGGCGAGCTGGTGCTGCCGGCGATGGAAGCCCTCGACCGGGGCGGCACGCTCGCGGTGGCGGGTATTCATTTGAGTGACATCCCGTCGCTGAACTACCAGCGGCATCTGTTTCAGGAGCGTCAGGTCAGGTCGGTCACGTCCAACACCAGGGCCGATGCCCGCGCCTTCCTGGACTTCGCCGGACGGAACCACATCGAGGTCACCACGCCGGAATATCCGCTGGCCGCGGCTGATCGCGCGCTGACCGACCTGAGCACCGGCGAGATCGCGGGCGCCGCGGTGCTGTTGGTCTAG
- a CDS encoding CPBP family intramembrane glutamic endopeptidase — translation MPAQTQALPTATRLRLHADIAVVVAVLVLTNLVAHFTTAWAGIATVPLAAIGLVALVRWRGLDWAELGLGREHWKSGVGYALAAVALVVSVIAVGVALPVTRPMFLNNHYATISGALIASMVIIPLQTVIPEELVFRGVLHGALHRAWGFRGVALAGSLLFGMWHIATSLGLTSNNVGFTRLFGGGVFGMMAGVTMAVLATGAAGFVFSWLRRRSGSLIAPIALHWSLNGVGALAAALVWHLST, via the coding sequence ATGCCTGCCCAAACCCAAGCCCTGCCCACCGCGACCCGGCTGCGCCTTCATGCCGACATCGCCGTGGTCGTCGCCGTGCTGGTGCTGACCAACCTGGTCGCCCACTTCACCACGGCGTGGGCGGGCATCGCGACGGTCCCGCTGGCGGCTATCGGCCTGGTAGCCCTGGTTCGGTGGCGCGGGTTGGACTGGGCCGAACTCGGGCTCGGCCGCGAGCACTGGAAGTCGGGCGTGGGCTACGCGCTGGCCGCCGTGGCGCTGGTGGTGTCGGTGATCGCGGTCGGCGTGGCACTGCCGGTCACCCGCCCGATGTTCCTGAACAACCACTACGCGACCATTTCCGGCGCGCTGATCGCTTCGATGGTCATAATCCCGCTGCAGACCGTCATCCCGGAGGAACTCGTTTTCCGCGGCGTGCTGCACGGCGCGCTGCACCGCGCCTGGGGTTTCCGCGGGGTGGCCCTGGCCGGGTCGCTGCTGTTCGGCATGTGGCACATCGCCACGTCGCTGGGCCTGACCAGCAACAACGTCGGGTTCACCCGGCTGTTCGGTGGCGGCGTCTTCGGAATGATGGCCGGTGTGACGATGGCCGTGCTGGCCACCGGTGCTGCCGGTTTCGTGTTCAGCTGGTTACGCCGGCGCAGCGGCAGCCTGATCGCTCCCATCGCGCTGCACTGGTCGCTGAACGGCGTCGGCGCCCTGGCCGCCGCCCTGGTTTGGCACCTGTCGACCTAG
- a CDS encoding MOSC domain-containing protein has product MPKVLSVNVAQARPNPDPRARSKVTGIYKVPTAEAVMVQAPGKTGSGLAGDAIGNPKFHGGDDQAVYVYAREDLDDWQAQLDRTLTDGMFGENLTTQGIDVTGTLIGERWRIGAEGPVLEVSAPRTPCRTFAAMLEQRGWIKTFTQAGIPGAYLRVISPGNVRAGDEITVEHRPDHDVTVGLVFRARMSEPTLLSRIAVADALSAEIKAEVAQRSRR; this is encoded by the coding sequence GTGCCGAAAGTCTTGTCCGTCAACGTGGCCCAGGCCCGGCCCAACCCCGATCCGCGCGCCCGATCGAAGGTGACCGGCATCTACAAGGTCCCCACCGCCGAAGCGGTCATGGTCCAGGCGCCGGGCAAGACAGGCAGCGGGCTGGCCGGCGACGCTATCGGCAACCCGAAGTTCCACGGGGGCGACGATCAAGCCGTCTACGTCTACGCGCGCGAAGACCTCGACGACTGGCAAGCCCAGCTGGATCGCACCCTCACCGACGGGATGTTCGGCGAGAACCTGACCACCCAGGGCATCGACGTCACCGGGACGCTCATCGGGGAACGCTGGCGCATCGGCGCCGAGGGCCCGGTCCTGGAAGTCTCGGCGCCGCGCACGCCATGCCGCACCTTCGCGGCGATGCTGGAACAGCGCGGCTGGATCAAGACCTTCACCCAAGCCGGGATCCCCGGCGCCTACCTGCGGGTGATATCCCCCGGAAACGTCCGCGCCGGTGATGAAATCACCGTCGAGCATCGCCCCGACCACGACGTGACGGTGGGGCTCGTCTTCCGCGCGCGCATGTCCGAACCCACTCTGTTGTCGCGGATTGCCGTGGCCGATGCGCTCTCAGCAGAAATCAAAGCCGAGGTTGCGCAGCGCAGCCGCAGGTAG
- a CDS encoding alpha/beta fold hydrolase: protein MTSDKSPVVLLHGILMSGNGWQDVVPLLADEHRVHTFTTAGHRGGSPAPQRPATVSDLVDDAERYLDQCGLERPHVVGLSLGGWMAIELARRGRAATVCAFAPAGFWSPGDAAQAHVLRQIHKFVGIGRVARPLRPVVALAMKSAAVRRLGLRDAACHADRMTTAQSIDAIDDIIGCTVDVDDFLGSSEQIASLDPLPCPVTIAWSGNDAIVPVPLCDKIARERIPRASFTTLPGVGHVPMVDDPGLVAGTILAVTGAR from the coding sequence GTGACGTCCGACAAGTCTCCCGTGGTCCTGCTGCACGGCATCCTGATGTCGGGCAACGGCTGGCAGGACGTCGTGCCACTGCTGGCCGACGAGCACCGCGTGCACACGTTCACCACTGCCGGGCACCGCGGCGGGTCGCCGGCTCCGCAGCGCCCGGCTACCGTCAGCGATCTGGTTGACGACGCGGAGCGATACCTCGACCAATGTGGTCTTGAGCGACCACATGTCGTTGGTCTCTCGTTGGGCGGTTGGATGGCCATCGAGTTGGCCCGGCGTGGTCGCGCGGCAACAGTGTGCGCGTTCGCCCCGGCCGGCTTCTGGTCGCCCGGGGATGCCGCACAGGCCCACGTGCTGAGGCAGATCCACAAATTCGTGGGAATAGGGCGCGTCGCCCGTCCACTGCGTCCGGTGGTCGCCCTCGCGATGAAGTCGGCGGCCGTGCGCCGGCTCGGCTTGCGCGACGCCGCGTGTCACGCCGATCGAATGACCACCGCGCAAAGCATTGACGCGATCGACGACATCATCGGTTGCACGGTCGACGTCGACGACTTTCTCGGTTCCAGTGAACAGATCGCATCGTTGGATCCCCTGCCCTGCCCGGTGACCATCGCCTGGTCGGGGAACGATGCGATTGTTCCAGTCCCGTTGTGCGACAAGATTGCCCGCGAGCGGATACCTCGGGCGTCATTCACGACCCTGCCCGGCGTCGGGCACGTTCCCATGGTGGACGACCCAGGCCTGGTGGCCGGGACGATCTTGGCGGTGACTGGCGCGAGATGA
- a CDS encoding IS110 family transposase, protein MAEQRRRKQKPAVAAVPVEIADADHEVVIERAAAIDVAKATGTVCVRLPGKSGRRFSRVWEVSARTGMIGQLTQQLIELDIEKVTVESTSDYWRIWYYLMEAAGLDVQLVNARDVKNVPGRPKTDKLDSVWLAKLTEKGLLRPSFVPPAPIRRLRDYTRLREDLTRDRSRYWQRLEKLLEDALIKVSSVASTLDTFSTRDMIEALIAGERDPRRLAALARGRMKAKRSELITALDGRFDDHHAELARMLLGQIDALSAQIDTLTVRIEELIAELPAAAGAIDHRDPGTGPGAGIDADRDTSGSDPDTGDGTRVDPVTVARCAPSVIERLDEIPGIGQRAAQRIIAEIGLEMTRFPTPEHLVSWAKLCPRIVQSGPISRAGKTGKGNPYLKGALGEAAAAAAKTNTFLGERYRRIVKRRGKLKALVAVARSILTIIWQLLSDPTARFHDLGPDYHTNRTVTERKIRNHLAQLTAMGFHVTLQPAA, encoded by the coding sequence GTGGCAGAACAACGCAGGCGCAAGCAGAAGCCGGCGGTGGCGGCCGTGCCGGTGGAGATTGCCGACGCGGACCACGAGGTGGTGATCGAGCGGGCCGCGGCGATCGATGTTGCCAAGGCAACCGGCACCGTATGCGTGCGGCTGCCCGGCAAGTCCGGGCGGCGGTTTTCCCGGGTGTGGGAGGTGTCTGCACGCACCGGCATGATCGGTCAGCTGACCCAGCAGCTCATCGAGCTCGACATCGAGAAGGTCACCGTGGAGTCAACTTCGGACTATTGGCGGATCTGGTATTACCTGATGGAGGCGGCGGGGCTGGATGTGCAGCTGGTGAATGCGCGTGACGTCAAGAACGTGCCAGGCCGGCCCAAAACGGACAAACTCGACAGTGTCTGGCTGGCGAAGCTGACCGAGAAAGGCCTGCTGAGGCCGTCGTTCGTGCCGCCGGCGCCGATCCGGCGGCTGCGTGATTACACCCGGCTACGCGAGGACCTGACCCGCGACCGTTCTCGTTACTGGCAGCGGCTGGAGAAACTTCTCGAGGATGCGTTGATCAAGGTGTCGTCGGTGGCCTCGACGCTGGACACATTTTCCACGCGCGACATGATCGAGGCCCTCATCGCCGGGGAACGCGACCCGCGCCGACTGGCCGCGTTGGCGCGCGGGAGGATGAAGGCCAAACGCTCGGAGCTGATCACCGCGCTCGACGGTCGCTTCGATGATCATCACGCCGAGTTGGCGCGGATGCTGCTGGGCCAGATCGATGCGCTTTCCGCCCAGATCGACACCTTGACCGTGCGCATCGAGGAGTTGATCGCTGAGCTGCCCGCCGCGGCTGGGGCCATCGATCACCGCGACCCCGGCACGGGCCCGGGTGCGGGCATCGATGCCGATCGGGACACCAGCGGTAGCGATCCGGACACCGGCGACGGCACCCGGGTCGATCCCGTCACAGTGGCCCGCTGCGCGCCAAGCGTCATCGAGCGCCTCGATGAGATCCCGGGTATCGGCCAACGTGCCGCGCAGAGGATCATCGCCGAAATTGGACTGGAGATGACCCGTTTTCCCACACCCGAGCACCTGGTCTCCTGGGCGAAACTGTGTCCGCGCATCGTCCAGTCCGGTCCCATCAGCCGCGCCGGGAAGACCGGCAAAGGCAACCCCTACCTCAAAGGCGCACTCGGCGAGGCCGCGGCTGCGGCCGCCAAGACCAACACCTTCCTCGGTGAACGCTACCGGCGCATCGTCAAACGCCGCGGCAAACTCAAAGCCCTGGTAGCGGTCGCCCGCTCCATCCTCACGATCATCTGGCAGCTGCTTTCCGATCCCACCGCCCGATTCCACGACCTCGGACCCGACTACCACACCAACCGCACCGTCACCGAACGAAAGATCCGCAACCACCTCGCCCAACTAACCGCGATGGGATTCCACGTAACTCTCCAACCCGCCGCCTAG
- a CDS encoding DDE-type integrase/transposase/recombinase, whose translation MGLTLAERRAVTQSAATRYQQAGKRGKTRILDELCANTGWHRSPARKALKAALAPRIMSARSPRPVKYGEDVIAALTICWTVLGMPAGKRLAPMLTELVAVLRHFRELVISDETAALLVSMSAATIDRRLADERARYKIKGRVGTKPGSLIRSQIPVRTWAQWDDAVPGFVEIDTVFHDGGNRGGGHAFTLTVTDIATGWTESRSLPDRTAKHILAALNQIAAAMPFPILGVDCDNGSEFINDDLLAWCQDRRITFTRSRPGNKNDGCHVEQKNWVVVRTVVGYYRYDTASELLLLNEIWRLQSQLTNYFHPQQKLVSKVRKGAKVSRKHDTATTPFHRATDHPSMTLDRIVALKRTYSLINPAATQRQIQALTNQLFTLTTSKAPAGVPTPLTKRARSREATNNPSRAS comes from the coding sequence ATGGGGTTGACATTGGCAGAGCGCAGGGCGGTGACCCAATCAGCGGCGACTCGTTATCAGCAGGCCGGTAAGCGCGGTAAGACCCGGATTCTTGACGAGTTGTGCGCCAACACGGGCTGGCATCGCAGCCCTGCCCGCAAGGCACTTAAAGCCGCGCTGGCCCCCAGGATCATGTCTGCACGAAGTCCGCGGCCCGTGAAATACGGCGAGGATGTGATTGCTGCGCTGACGATCTGCTGGACGGTGCTGGGCATGCCCGCCGGCAAACGGCTCGCACCCATGCTCACCGAGCTGGTAGCCGTGCTGCGCCACTTCCGGGAGCTGGTCATCAGTGACGAGACGGCGGCACTGCTGGTATCGATGTCGGCGGCCACCATCGATCGCCGCCTGGCCGATGAACGGGCCAGATACAAGATCAAAGGACGCGTGGGCACCAAGCCGGGGTCGCTGATCCGAAGTCAGATCCCGGTGCGCACCTGGGCCCAATGGGATGACGCTGTGCCCGGCTTCGTCGAGATCGACACGGTCTTCCATGACGGCGGCAATCGGGGTGGAGGCCATGCGTTCACGTTGACGGTCACCGATATCGCCACCGGCTGGACCGAAAGCCGCTCGCTACCGGACAGGACGGCCAAACACATCCTGGCCGCCCTCAATCAGATCGCCGCCGCGATGCCGTTCCCGATCCTCGGCGTGGACTGCGATAACGGATCGGAATTCATCAACGACGACCTCTTGGCATGGTGCCAAGACCGGCGAATCACCTTCACCCGGTCACGGCCGGGCAACAAGAACGACGGCTGCCACGTCGAGCAGAAGAACTGGGTGGTGGTCCGCACCGTGGTCGGCTACTACCGCTACGACACAGCGTCAGAACTCTTGCTACTCAACGAGATCTGGCGACTGCAGTCACAGCTGACCAACTACTTCCACCCCCAGCAGAAATTGGTATCCAAAGTCCGCAAAGGCGCCAAGGTATCCAGAAAACACGACACGGCCACCACCCCGTTTCACCGGGCGACCGACCACCCGAGTATGACCCTGGACCGCATCGTGGCGCTCAAGCGGACCTACTCACTGATCAACCCAGCCGCCACCCAACGCCAGATCCAGGCGTTGACCAACCAACTCTTCACCCTGACCACCAGCAAAGCCCCAGCCGGCGTCCCGACTCCACTCACCAAGCGCGCACGTTCACGTGAGGCAACCAACAACCCTTCGCGCGCATCTTGA
- a CDS encoding DDE-type integrase/transposase/recombinase — protein sequence MVAVNEPIDPLVRLAISQWPDDAPRGAVSTFCAEYGISRKSFYELRKRAKADGPAAVLEPRTRRPKSSPSKLSDAIKEQAVAVRAALEASGLDHGPISVHEKMRAMGLQPVPSTASLARIFREAGVARLEPKKKPRSAWRRFVYPAPNACWQLDATEYVLSGGRKCVIFQLIDDHSRYAVASHVAFSETATDAIAVVDKAIAAHGVPQRLLSDNGLALNPSRRGYLGQLVEHLASLGVAAMTGKPYKPTTQGKNERFHQTLFRYLDKQPLASTLAELQTQIDAFDDIYNNERPHQGLPGRITPRAAWEATEKAQAPRPKPDQPFFVQAALKRHRPAPAPKDLPAGTSVRTLTTAGTFMLAGVQYKVDGRRGFDQVLVVTNGDKIIVADLDGEVLIEHTRPAPGVTYVGNGRPRGPHPKNDKTSPKS from the coding sequence GTGGTGGCTGTTAATGAACCGATCGATCCTCTGGTCCGGCTTGCTATCTCGCAGTGGCCCGATGACGCGCCCCGCGGGGCGGTTTCGACGTTCTGCGCCGAGTACGGCATCTCCCGCAAGTCGTTCTACGAGTTGCGTAAACGCGCCAAGGCCGACGGGCCGGCCGCGGTACTTGAACCCAGGACGAGACGACCCAAGTCGAGCCCATCGAAGTTGAGCGATGCGATCAAGGAGCAGGCTGTGGCAGTGCGTGCCGCACTGGAGGCCTCCGGCCTGGATCACGGGCCGATCAGTGTGCACGAAAAGATGCGCGCGATGGGCCTACAACCGGTACCTTCCACGGCATCGCTGGCGCGCATCTTCCGTGAGGCTGGCGTGGCTCGTCTGGAGCCGAAGAAGAAGCCCCGCTCGGCATGGCGGCGGTTCGTCTATCCGGCGCCGAATGCGTGCTGGCAACTCGACGCGACCGAGTACGTGCTGAGCGGCGGACGAAAGTGCGTAATCTTCCAGCTCATCGACGACCACTCCCGCTACGCGGTCGCTTCCCACGTCGCATTCAGCGAGACCGCCACGGACGCGATCGCAGTGGTGGACAAGGCCATCGCCGCCCACGGAGTGCCCCAACGACTGCTGTCGGACAACGGGCTCGCGCTTAACCCCTCGCGGCGTGGATATCTGGGCCAGCTCGTAGAACACCTCGCAAGCCTGGGCGTGGCGGCGATGACCGGCAAGCCCTACAAACCGACCACCCAGGGCAAGAACGAACGCTTCCATCAGACCTTGTTCCGCTACTTGGACAAGCAGCCTCTCGCGAGCACGCTGGCCGAGTTGCAGACCCAAATCGACGCCTTCGACGACATCTACAACAACGAGCGCCCCCACCAAGGGCTGCCTGGCCGCATCACACCCCGCGCGGCCTGGGAGGCCACCGAGAAGGCGCAGGCTCCCCGCCCCAAACCCGACCAGCCCTTCTTCGTCCAAGCTGCACTTAAGCGGCACCGGCCTGCACCCGCACCCAAAGACCTGCCCGCCGGCACCAGCGTCAGGACACTGACCACCGCCGGAACATTCATGCTCGCCGGGGTCCAGTACAAGGTCGATGGACGACGCGGCTTTGACCAGGTCCTGGTCGTCACCAACGGCGACAAGATCATCGTCGCCGACCTGGACGGCGAAGTCCTCATCGAGCACACAAGACCCGCACCCGGGGTGACTTACGTCGGCAACGGACGACCCCGCGGCCCACACCCCAAAAACGACAAAACGTCACCGAAGTCCTGA